ATTTATTGGTAGATATATTTTTCcgcttaaataaaaaaaagtttaataaatttcgTTTTCATACGAAGAATAGTTATAAAGAAAAGTTACGGTCAAGGACTTTGTTTTTTTCACGCAGCAGATCGAACCCGCTGAATGACGTAGAAGGTCTCAAATCGagttttaaactaaaaaaaacgttttttgcgGTGAGCGTGGATCGAACACGCGACCTTCAGATCTTCAGTCTGACGCTCTCCCAACTGAGCTATCCCCGCTTGTTATTTACCTCTgtgaatatatttatacaatgtcAAAATTAATCGAAGCACAATTAATCATGTTCGTAGAAAGAGGAAGGTGTTCTACTAAAAGACGGTGATGAAAAGCATATGTTCATTCTTCggcagaaagaagaagaagatggcggCGAGAAGCATCTCTTACATCACCTCAACTCAGCTCCTTCCTCTTCATCGTCGTCCCAACATAGCCATCATCGATGTCAGGTTTGACTTTCAAATTACACTACCGTTTTGAGTCGCTAATCTAAATCCTTTCAGCAATAATTTTAGATCGAATCAATCTGATTGCTCTTAGGAATCTCATGAGCTGAGCTTGGAACAAAAGCTTTTGTGGTTAAATTGGCTGACAAGTTAATAAAGGATCCaacttttttatttgtaatacAACATAGTTATGGCTATAAAAATCGAGACTTTGTTAccaattgttttgttttcaagGGATGAAGAGAGGAACTATGATGGGCATATAGCTGGCTCGCTACACTATGCTAGTGGCTCTTTTGAAGACAGGATCTCTCATCTTGTTCAAAATGTCAAGGATAAAGACACACTTGTCTTCCATTGTGCTTTGAGCCAggtctctctccctctctctctcttattacACACTTTTGAGGTTACATTAATGAAGGAACACTCGACTATGATTGAATGGTTCTTTGTATTAGTGCGTAAGAGGATGAAGATGAACTCTTTCTTGGTGAAAATTTCAATTAGTTAGAGTTTTTAGTTATAACTCGCTCATGTTTCATAGGTTGTAAGTGGAGGTTCTTTTAGATTTGATCTCAATCTCTTGTGTTGTGCTGCTACAGTTTTTCATCTTCAAAATAGTAAAATTCACATGATCTTGCAACTGTTTTGCTGTATGATTGGTTAATGCATGCCATCGTGTAGGAACCTTTCATTGCATTCTTTAGAAATGACATCGAAGATGAAGTGTGATTGTTGACCTTCTGAAACCACATTCATTGCAGGTTCGTGGCCCAACATGTGCTAGAAGACTGGTGAATTACCTCGAcgagaagaaacaagaaacTGGAATAAAAAACATAATGATCTTGGAACGTGGCTTCAATGGCTGGGAAGCTGCTGGTAAACCGGTTTGCCGCTGCGCCGACGTTCCTTGCAAAGGCGACTGCACCTAAGCCTTACTGAACCATTGGAAACCTAATTGATCTCCACATTTGTCAATGTGTATCAGAGATATGATGATTACTACTATTCATAAAATAATCTCTTGGCCATTATGCCTGGTTGTTGTTACCTCTCTCTATTGACAATCACAATATTAAAGAGCCCTTTCGATATGTATCGGACGTCGTCAAAGCCACGTTTATTGTCTTTATATAACTCTCAACACTTGCAATGACTAACTCTATTGCTGATTAACAAAGCCTAGTTGAAGAATTTGGAAAACTCTAGTCTATCAATTAGTGTTTTGAAACCCAACCCGGACCCGAGGTTGAACCAGTAAATCCAGTGACCTAGAAAAAATCCGGTTTGGATTTTGTGAAAACCCCTatatttagaaacccgcaaaaatccagtaaaaccaggaaatcgataccggttgaaccaataaataactttgatttcttttttttttagttttaaattatttttttagataatgctctatattctaaatttccaattaaaaaattaggtgatgtttaaaaaaaaaaaagagttaggTTTTCTCTTTTCAGtcttatatttgtgatttttagattttgatgaagatttcactatgccatctgaagaaaatgaaatgaacgatggtagagagaaccaaaattagttgatgtgatttgatgttagtttattttcgttattgacaatttattacaatgatcttttacttttggtttattttgtatttaaagtttaatttattattcacattagacatttaaatattcataaattttatgtcttgatttttttagatgtcataCCTTGttagataaaattttaaatagtctaaactattttttgatattttgtatgtcaaatgaaaataaaaatataaaaaactaaagttaagtattttaaatagtctaaactatttttttgatattttgtatgtttaaaaacatttacaaaatattaaactttagttcctatattttatttacatagctgtatattattatataataaaactaattcATTTATTAACCCGCGGTTCATCTGCGGTCGACCCAGTGACCCAGCAAccctgtaagtcgtctggttcaGTGTCCGGAtagggtttaaaaacattgctatcaatatattaaaaaaatgtgatTAGTGTGTTAGAGCTAGCACTGAGATTTTGTGGGATGTAAGATTTGGTAAAgatatcaataaatttttttaaacaaatttggagttttgtatctatgtaatttttctacaaaaaatttgagaatttaaaacaaatattttattttgcttttcCCAAAATCGGTTTTTAGTGGTATGTGATTATGTGTACTATATGTTCTGTCTGCTTTTAAACCAGTGTATTTTCAATTTGAATGATAGGTCTATTGTGATTTCGCTAGtcttaatttagttaaactagGGATTAatccgggctacgcccgagatttttatttttttctaatttaagttgttaaattatttatatttaggttatgatatatatttatataaatgttaaaatgcatgtcataattaaaatttatttttaaatttggacacgttaaattaacatattttttactatttaaatatttttttgtaattttgttggctatctagttatcatagcaaaactatctgttgagtgttgaaataaatgttttagatatttaattaaactgcagagtattttcggatcgaccacatgctcaacaatcgatcgatccgtaaaaaaatggtcgatctccttggccaggtaagtacaattttagcaaaaatatctttgattttcaaatattaagtatataactattcttttgaatattgttttttgaattgtattttttgattaaattattgtattataatgtttatgtaaatattttttgtgagaATTTGTGCTgttagtatacttaacctagataatattgatgtttaacaatttattttttctgaaaatagaaaataatgatatatcaaaacgtatctaatacttgttaaatggtagtataatgtaaattacatcaattatttgaaaataaccatttgttgtttttatttttttttaaatcagaaattatttttatttaaaacattattcatatataatataatagtttaagtttggaagattaatatatatatataaattatgtatatttaaaaaaaataatttaagatattatttattgagtaactgaataaaagctgaatttcttatcttgaaaatgaaatatttatatttttgtcttcatgttatactcaccaatccagcattgatatttataactcagtatgtttttaaaaaaacttagttttaagtaataaacgaatttaataaattaaattcatcacctataatgttctgtaaactatatttgaaaactctctaaaattatattttaagcataatattactattatttaatttaataaattaaattcatcacctataatgttctgtaaactatatttgaaaactctctaaaattatattttaagcataatattactattatttaatttaagttattttaagcataatatatgctaaaccaacttaaattatgtttacaataggaccatcctaaatcggttaataaaccaaaaacaatactaaaccaacatgaaccaatacctgattcggcgaggaaagaagtgtttcgggataaacgcttgaatggttattaactgtaatggtttgatcatgaaagagttagtatgaatattaacaataaaattatggattagattaatttaaatttgtaagaatacctttgagtctatgaaaaacaattcaattcccatgaataagtttggcttttggaagttgcgggtttcccaacaatgaatccacctaacaaaaagttcgttgttataaaaaatccccttcaaggtcattaaaggtttttgggatggcaagagttgatggtggaaccatttttttgctcgagtgctttgaagttttccttgatagtgtgaggttgatgttgatggaataatgaattttatagggattttcttgatgtaaaactatacatttttattttcttttgtttagtgtgatatttccatttttatataatttactaccattttaagatagatgtacattttaagatagatgtttaaatcttaatgtactttttcctttttttttaaatgtttatatccatttcttatattttttatttacgtaatatctatattttatattttaaaatagatatttaaatcttaacgTACTTTtcccatttttttaaattgtgtatttacttatattatatattttacattttaagatagatgtttaatgcttaatgaactttttccattttttaaaaaaaattgtgtatttacttattattatatatttaattcatatattatatatttacattatttacttattatttattttcttgtatatgtatttccatttcttgtactttttatttacttaatacctctattttacattttaagatagatgtttaaatcttaatgtacattttccattttctttaaattgtatatttccatttgttatactttttatttacgtaatatctatattttaaattttaagatatatttttaaatcttaatgtaattttccatttttaaattgtgtatttacttgtattatatatttacttattatttatttttctttatattgtgtatttctatttcttatactttctatttactaataattttatattttaagatagatttacattttaagatagatgtttaaatactaatgtacttttttcattttttcaaattgtgtatttcctttttttattctttctatttgcgtaatatctatattttacattttaagatagatgtttaaatattaatatactttttccattgtttttaagttgtgtatttctttttcttatactttctatttacttaatatctatattttacattttaagatatatgtttaatatttaatatactctttccatattttaaaaattgtgcatttacttattattgtatatataattcatatatttatatatttataatatttacttattatttatttttctatatattaagtatttctctttcttatactttatatttagttaatatctatattttatattttaagataggtgtttaaatcttaatggttttttccatttttaatgtaaaacggcaatgtttaatagaagaacttggacaaatagtcaaatagttatatttatgttttttttttatataatggtaatgttacattatggagataaaaatagtaatcttacatatgtttaatgtaaagtttctattttttttatgttgtatgtttacatatattgttatttttaaatgtaaaatggtaatcttacatatgtttaatgtagtatttccattttttatgttttatgtttacatattatttattattttcgaaattatatataatgtttctttttttacaaaatagtaatgttacattatggagataagccatctttttttagtgaaaaatggtaatcttacatatgtttaatgtagtttttccattttttatgttgtatgtttacatatatttattattttcgaaattatatataatattttttgtttttttttataaaacggtaatgttacattatggagataagccgtcttttttttaagtgaaaaatggtaattttacatatgtttaatgtagttttttcattttttatgttgtatgtttacatattatttataattttcgaaaattagtaatattaaaatgtaaaactatattttatgccacgtgtcatctttcgggagaagttttttttgctgatgtggacgctctatggagcctcaaaatgtcccttttattagtatagatagatatctatattttatattttaagatagatatttaaatcttaatgttttttttttcatttttaatgtaaaacggcaatgtttaatagaagaacttggacaaatagtcaaatagttatatttatgttcttttttcttttctttataaaatggtaatcttacatatgtttaatgtagtttttctatttttttgctgttgtatgtttacatattattgttatttttaaatgtaaaatgataatcttacatatgtttaatgtattatttcacttttttatgttgtatgtttacatattatttattatttttgaaattatatataatatttttttttacaaaattacattatggagataagtcgtcttttttttagtgaaaaatggtaatcttaaatatgtttaatgtagtttttccattttttatgttgtatgtttacatattatttttttaaaataaaaatgtaaaatggtaatcttacatatgtttaatgtattattttcattttttatgctgtatgtttacatattatttataattttcgaaaattagtaatattaaaatgtaaaactattttttatgccacgtgtcatttttcgggagaagttttttttgctgatgtggacgctctatggagcctcaaaaagtccattttattagtatagatttctACATTAATACGCAACATATGATTCGCATGGTAACAAGGGATCTAACATAACAAGTATACTAGActttgacaaatatttagtaaatgccatattttatatatttatgttttattttataaaagatttaaactttttatctttctttatcgtgtttcattttaaatgacaatttatgtttaagaaattaaactttatttctttaatgaattaagttggtataactctgataaattaattttattgtgtggttaatatttttaataaaaaaatatatatttttaataaggatttatacttttcaatgaaaaattcaattttttttatgaatgcttaaattatattaagataagaaaaaaataataattaagattggttgaaaaaaaattatttgaacttggattcAATgacccaaaggaaaaaaaaaaatgagaattggatctgatttcttaatcggcccaaaaggcccaagagagatctgatgtggacagtgggctggatccgaaaaaatggcccaatatagatgtgttattaatattacctgattgcccttaatgaaacatgcaatgttaatAAAGAAATGACAGACTAAGGTAAAAAGGACAAtaggattctgctttaatagtatagatattacAGTTAAATTAAGAGAAAAATGAGCATAACATGATGTCATATTTCATAAAACATTAATTATGGGGCATGGATTGTATCATTACTCTCCCATGACCCTCTTGGAATGCTGTGGTGGTTATTAACGTCGGCCTCAACTTCCTCTCCTGCTATCTTCTCCGCCATCAGGATTCTTTGTGCTCCGGCAACAAGCAGCTCCTCCGGCAATTAATAGTCGTAGCGACGACCATTACCACAAGCAATAAGAGGGATAAAGCTTTGGTCTTCTTCATGGCTCTTACTTAGCTTTTTTAATAATTCAACACCTGATGATTCTGGCACACTATAAATAGAAGAACTTAGTGAATTGTGACATTATAGTTAATTAGTGTTACCTTCACCACATGAAATATTTATCCAAAAATAGTAGTGCGCATTATAGTTTGGTTTTCTTATCTATTAATGTCAGATCATTCAGGTGGTGCTTAACAGATTGGATTAGAATAGTTTTATCCACCAATGACGATGCACCACCTTCACCATCAAGACGGGACACTATGAAATTATGTCACTATGAAAATTAGTTAGTTACATGATTACATTAAAGATATAATGGAGCTTAtcaagatatttttgaaaatttaccaaTAGGCAATatcgttttataattttgtcagtatttaattaattagcACATATAGAGTTATTGTCTTAAGAGGGTGAGGTGTATAGAACATGATAACGTCACGTTTGCATGATTGATTTATGTTTCTGTCACTCACATCTAcgttaaaatattaacaaaaacgaGAGTGGAGCATATAAATTTCAT
The window above is part of the Brassica napus cultivar Da-Ae chromosome C3, Da-Ae, whole genome shotgun sequence genome. Proteins encoded here:
- the LOC111204208 gene encoding dual specificity phosphatase Cdc25-like, with translation MKSICSFFGRKKKKMAARSISYITSTQLLPLHRRPNIAIIDVRDEERNYDGHIAGSLHYASGSFEDRISHLVQNVKDKDTLVFHCALSQVRGPTCARRLVNYLDEKKQETGIKNIMILERGFNGWEAAGKPVCRCADVPCKGDCT